The proteins below come from a single Drosophila kikkawai strain 14028-0561.14 chromosome 3R, DkikHiC1v2, whole genome shotgun sequence genomic window:
- the LOC138928700 gene encoding uncharacterized protein, which translates to MYIAVFLGRRGPVVKLYCDNATNFVGAARILKEHMEPFGTNDQSIMSYAAAHRFTIEFIPPRAPHIGGLWEAAVKSAKHLLLKAMDKAILKEDELHTVIVEVEAVLNSRPLIVDSGSPNEGEVVTPAHLLVGTTLATLPPASAQPKADCNLTYLQRWQLVSAIKQRFWSDWSRDYLLSLQQRGKWTKGVDNLQVGTVVAIHEDNVPPQLWITGVVVEVIPGHDGKVRVAVVRTKSGIYKRSIHRLAPIPMC; encoded by the exons ATGTACATAGCAGT GTTTCTGGGTCGCCGCGGCCCTGTTGTCAAACTTTATTGCGACAATGCTACAAATTTTGTGGGTGCTGCACGAATCCTCAAGGAGCACATGGAACCCTTCGGCACCAACGACCAGAGCATCATGTCGTATGCTGCAGCACACCGATTCACCATCGAATTCATCCCGCCCAGAGCGCCACACATTGGCGGTCTTTGGGAGGCGGCCGTAAAGTCGGCCAAGCACCTTTTGTTGAAGGCTATGGACAAGGCAATTCTCAAGGAGGACGAGCTGCATACGGTCATCGTGGAGGTGGAAGCCGTGCTAAATTCGAGGCCGCTCATCGTGGACAGTGGCAGTCCCAACGAGGGAGAGGTCGTCACACCAGCGCATCTACTCGTAGGCACAACGCTAGCAACGCTGCCACCCGCATCCGCGCAGCCAAAGGCAGACTGCAACCTCACGTACTTGCAGAGATGGCAGCTAGTCTCAGCGATCAAACAGCGATTTTGGAGCGACTGGTCGAGAGACTATCTACTGAGCCTACAGCAGCGGGGAAAATGGACCAAAGGCGTGGACAATCTTCAAGTCGGAACAGTGGTGGCGATTCACGAAGACAACGTTCCCCCCCAATTGTGGATAACAGGCGTAGTCGTAGAGGTCATTCCAGGACATGATGGGAAGGTTCGCGTAGCTGTAGTCAGAACAAAATCTGGCATATACAAGCGGTCTATTCACCGCCTTGCACCTATTCCTATGTGTTGA